The proteins below are encoded in one region of Megalops cyprinoides isolate fMegCyp1 chromosome 14, fMegCyp1.pri, whole genome shotgun sequence:
- the LOC118789313 gene encoding TRAF family member-associated NF-kappa-B activator-like isoform X2 produces MERNIGDQLNKAFEAYRQASIEKDTAKRELQQKTEYYQRYTWKLEQQIEEQKQLISKLKAQLSSATKHASGEVKCSEPDLRKQEAETLSPCDQHPDGTACSSQRRKQLQVKEDVEAAAVSPHMLPGPANMENKDVLDAFRELQGKFHLIQALSRKQKDHLRKICKGNHTANEQQFSMPIQCTDVTAEQAEGPFSSAMRSEGADELSSPSLASRGVSPEAGDLVESLTTLSVKFPPPTDSEYEFLNSTPERQIHAFMGMKGLGVLAGVPSLVEEQSLGLPAHFPFPLSPPHTASPSGSLDQEAIRGPQQPVWSPDLCEATASETPPPHQAQVPTNCAFCKALVPQDHMFSHLNSHFQNPTSNGH; encoded by the exons ATGGAAAGGAATATCGGAGACCAGCTCAACAAAGCCTTCGAAGCGTACCGCCAAGCGTCTATCGAGAAGGATACCGCCAAGAGGGAGCTCCAGCAGAAG actGAGTATTATCAAAGGTACACCTGGAAACTCGAGCAGCAGATAGAAGAGCAGAAGCAGCTGATTTCAAAACTTAAAGCGCAGCTGAGTTCAGCAACAAAGCATGCTTCAG GAGAGGTGAAATGCAGTGAGCCCGATCttaggaaacaggaagcagaaaccTTATCGCCCTGCGATCAACACCCCGACGGCACAGCATGCAGCTCCCAGAGGAGGAAACAG CTTCAGGTGAAGGAGGACGTGGAGGCTGCAGCAGTGTCTCCACATATGCTGCCAGGGCCTGCGAACATGGAGAA tAAAGATGTTCTTGACGCATTTCGGGAACTCCAGGGAAAATTCCACCTGATCCAGGCCTTAAGTCGAAAACAGAAAGATCACCTGCGAAAAATATGTAAAGGAAATCATACAGCAAATG AGCAGCAGTTCTCCATGCCTATCCAGTGCACAGACGTGACGGCGGAGCAGGCGGAGGGGCCCTTCTCCTCGGCCATGCGGTCGGAGGGGGCCGACGAgctctcctccccttccctgGCGTCCCGGGGCGTCAGCCCGGAGGCAGGGGACCTGGTGGAGTCCCTCACCACGCTCAGCGTCAAGTTCCCGCCCCCCACAGACAGTGAATACGAGTTCCTGAACAGCACCCCTGAGAGACAGATCCACGCGTTCATGGGCATGAAGGGGCTGGGGGTGCTGGCTGGGGTCCCCTCGCTGGTGGAGGAGCAGTCGCTGGGGCTTCCCGCCcacttccccttccccctctctcccccccacacagCCTCCCCCTCTGGCTCACTCGACCAGGAAGCCATTCGCGGGCCCCAGCAG CCTGTCTGGAGCCCGGATCTCTGCGAGGCCACCGCGTCggagacccccccaccccaccaggCCCAGGTCCCCACAAACTGCGCTTTCTGCAAGGCCCTTGTTCCCCAAGATCACATGTTCAGCCACCTGAATTCGCACTTCCAGAACCCCACCAGCAACGGACACTAG
- the LOC118789313 gene encoding TRAF family member-associated NF-kappa-B activator-like isoform X1, translating into MCGRRAHVYCVSDGTEVRSMERNIGDQLNKAFEAYRQASIEKDTAKRELQQKTEYYQRYTWKLEQQIEEQKQLISKLKAQLSSATKHASGEVKCSEPDLRKQEAETLSPCDQHPDGTACSSQRRKQLQVKEDVEAAAVSPHMLPGPANMENKDVLDAFRELQGKFHLIQALSRKQKDHLRKICKGNHTANEQQFSMPIQCTDVTAEQAEGPFSSAMRSEGADELSSPSLASRGVSPEAGDLVESLTTLSVKFPPPTDSEYEFLNSTPERQIHAFMGMKGLGVLAGVPSLVEEQSLGLPAHFPFPLSPPHTASPSGSLDQEAIRGPQQPVWSPDLCEATASETPPPHQAQVPTNCAFCKALVPQDHMFSHLNSHFQNPTSNGH; encoded by the exons ATGTGTGGACGCAGGGCTCATGTCTACTGCGTCAGTGATGGTACTGAAGTGCGAAGCATGGAAAGGAATATCGGAGACCAGCTCAACAAAGCCTTCGAAGCGTACCGCCAAGCGTCTATCGAGAAGGATACCGCCAAGAGGGAGCTCCAGCAGAAG actGAGTATTATCAAAGGTACACCTGGAAACTCGAGCAGCAGATAGAAGAGCAGAAGCAGCTGATTTCAAAACTTAAAGCGCAGCTGAGTTCAGCAACAAAGCATGCTTCAG GAGAGGTGAAATGCAGTGAGCCCGATCttaggaaacaggaagcagaaaccTTATCGCCCTGCGATCAACACCCCGACGGCACAGCATGCAGCTCCCAGAGGAGGAAACAG CTTCAGGTGAAGGAGGACGTGGAGGCTGCAGCAGTGTCTCCACATATGCTGCCAGGGCCTGCGAACATGGAGAA tAAAGATGTTCTTGACGCATTTCGGGAACTCCAGGGAAAATTCCACCTGATCCAGGCCTTAAGTCGAAAACAGAAAGATCACCTGCGAAAAATATGTAAAGGAAATCATACAGCAAATG AGCAGCAGTTCTCCATGCCTATCCAGTGCACAGACGTGACGGCGGAGCAGGCGGAGGGGCCCTTCTCCTCGGCCATGCGGTCGGAGGGGGCCGACGAgctctcctccccttccctgGCGTCCCGGGGCGTCAGCCCGGAGGCAGGGGACCTGGTGGAGTCCCTCACCACGCTCAGCGTCAAGTTCCCGCCCCCCACAGACAGTGAATACGAGTTCCTGAACAGCACCCCTGAGAGACAGATCCACGCGTTCATGGGCATGAAGGGGCTGGGGGTGCTGGCTGGGGTCCCCTCGCTGGTGGAGGAGCAGTCGCTGGGGCTTCCCGCCcacttccccttccccctctctcccccccacacagCCTCCCCCTCTGGCTCACTCGACCAGGAAGCCATTCGCGGGCCCCAGCAG CCTGTCTGGAGCCCGGATCTCTGCGAGGCCACCGCGTCggagacccccccaccccaccaggCCCAGGTCCCCACAAACTGCGCTTTCTGCAAGGCCCTTGTTCCCCAAGATCACATGTTCAGCCACCTGAATTCGCACTTCCAGAACCCCACCAGCAACGGACACTAG